CGAATTGGTGACCTGGACGATCCGTTCGGATGGATTGGCATTGACCGTGGTCGGGTAGGGGTCTTTGGCGAACGGCTGGCGGCCGATGGCGCGAGGTTGCACATCGCGTTGCAGAACAATCACCCCGTTGCCTTCGGCCTGCACCGGCAGGCTGAGCACAGAGCTGAGCGCGCATCCGAGCATCAGGAGGCGGGTAGTGCCTTTTTCGATAGTCCCCATGTCTGCACTCCTTCTCAAATTTGCCGCTGGCCCTGTCAGCGTTGTGAGGGAGAGAGCAGGAGCTGTGCCGCTTTTGATTTTTACTTGGAATTCAGAGGGTTGGATTTGGTGGGGGAAATTGGCCGGTTAAATCTGTTTCAGCCGTGAGACAGGCGCGAGGGCAGCTTGACCGCTATTGGCCGGCTATCAGCGTCGGGATGCTCTGGATCAAGGGTTGGGGCGAGACTGTTTCAGTGGCTTAACACTGCATGTGTCAAGCCGATGAACCCCTTGTACGCAGGCCGTTACACCCTTGCGCAGTGTTTCAGGAACGGACACTTGCACCCCCAAAACAGGGGGAAAGTGGGGGTAAAGCGTTGTTTTGAGGGGCTAAAACTTGAGCAATTGCTCTACCGCAAGCAGTGCCTGACGGCGTCTTTCGCTCCAGTCGCCCTCAATAATCTGCAGCGCACGTCGGTGGTTGCGCAGCCATTCGCAGGTTGCCTCGAAGAATGCCTGGCGCTGGCTCAGTTCAGGCTGGCAACGTTGGCCATCGTCGGTCCACTCCACCATTTGCGGGGAAAGCACCAAGTGCAGGTCGTAGTGGCGGGCCAGCAGTTGTTCTTCGATCCAGGCCGGACAGTCGCCAAACAAGGTCTGGCTCCAGAGCATGTTACTTAGCAGATGGGTATCGAGGATCAGCAGGGCTGGCTGCTGCGCGCGGGCACTGTCTTCCCAG
This region of Pseudomonas fluorescens genomic DNA includes:
- a CDS encoding AAA family ATPase; this translates as MKVLVLSGPESSGKSWLSAELQQQFGGLLVGEYVRYFIEQNPRDTCLADIPAIARGQLAWEDSARAQQPALLILDTHLLSNMLWSQTLFGDCPAWIEEQLLARHYDLHLVLSPQMVEWTDDGQRCQPELSQRQAFFEATCEWLRNHRRALQIIEGDWSERRRQALLAVEQLLKF